From one Pecten maximus chromosome 8, xPecMax1.1, whole genome shotgun sequence genomic stretch:
- the LOC117333740 gene encoding uncharacterized protein LOC117333740, which yields MYSEGIMTTMNPIVLIFVYITASLGHTLHLHKAVTSGHITSTDENSTPNPDILCPYILSLNCQTQVNEHYEVCGSDGVTYTNNCHFLQTSCVTTTLELARQGACHFFTTADVADVVNSIPDSISTTKGTTAKTLTVGTSTALSSAVHSDMTTTTDTTMTSMATNVGKTTETIKIPTTEPFITTRPSVTIMSNVQIIKSVFCDNKDNITCDRFLHFQCGSNGQVYPNQCEFYKATCGDANLVVVDPSRCVP from the exons ATGTACAGTGAGGGAATAATGACCACTATGAATCCTATTGTATTGATATTCGTCTACATTACAG CCTCCCTCGGACACACTCTCCATCTGCACAAGGCAGTCACTTCCGGTCACATAACTTCCACTGACGAGAATTCGACACCGAACCCAGACATCCTTTGTCCGTACATTTTGTCATTGAACTGTCAAACACAGGTCAACGAACATTATGAAGTTTGCGGTTCGGATGGTGTCACATATACGAACAA cTGTCACTTTCTCCAGACGTCTTGTGTAACCACCACTTTAGAACTAGCACGTCAGGGTGCATGTCACTTCTTCACTACCGCTGACGTCGCAGATGTGGTCAACAGTATACCCGATTCAATTTCCACCACAAAAGGAACCACAGCGAAGACCTTGACGGTTGGTACGAGTACCGCGTTATCCTCGGCAGTTCATTCAGATATGACCACAACAACGGAtacaacaatgacatcaatggcCACAAACGTCGGGAAAACGACCGAAACAATCAAGATACCCACTACTGAACCATTTATTACCACTCGGCCCTCGGTGACAATAATGTCAAATGTACAAATAATCAAGTCAGTTTTCTGTGACAATAAAGATAACATCACATGCGATCGCTTCCTCCACTTCCAATGTGGATCTAACGGACAGGTTTACCCAAACCA ATGTGAATTTTACAAGGCTACTTGCGGTGATGCGAACTTAGTGGTGGTGGATCCGTCCAGATGTGTGCCATAA